In one Balaenoptera musculus isolate JJ_BM4_2016_0621 chromosome 20, mBalMus1.pri.v3, whole genome shotgun sequence genomic region, the following are encoded:
- the CDRT4 gene encoding CMT1A duplicated region transcript 4 protein — MGNRRSLSELTENIGLPVNLLEKHDLWPAYVTYTSPLVKRLIEKSKARDLERLQTAEESRPTCRQSKPPSVTQLKRRKSSKPSGNVTFKDVRSETTPSGWGPFPTSATGPPVVPERTRFHADARANPTADYNKIIFSRKPRTRMLPYRPLLAGEEKHPDV; from the coding sequence AACTGACAGAAAACATCGGGCTTCCGGTGAATCTGCTTGAGAAACATGACCTGTGGCCCGCCTATGTCACGTACACATCCCCGCTGGTGAAAAGACTGATTGAGAAAAGCAAAGCCAGAGACCTGGAACGCTTGCAAACGGCCGAGGAGAGCCGGCCGACATGCAGGCAGAGCAAGCCTCCCAGCGTCACCCAGCTGAAAAGGAGAAAGTCCTCCAAGCCCTCAGGCAACGTGACGTTCAAGGACGTGAGGTCAGAGACCACGCCCTCGGGGTGGGGCCCTTTCCCCACGTCGGCCACGGGTCCCCCCGTGGTTCCAGAGCGCACCCGCTTCCACGCGGATGCCAGGGCAAATCCCACCGCCGACTACAACAAGATCATCTTCTCCCGGAAGCCGAGGACGAGGATGCTTCCGTACCGCCCACTGCTGGCCGGCGAGGAGAAACACCCCGACGTTTAA